One Ignavibacterium sp. DNA segment encodes these proteins:
- the rpsK gene encoding 30S ribosomal protein S11 translates to MAKTVKKVKKKTHVDSNGVAHIKATFNNVLVTITDIYGNTVSWSSAGKNGFKGSRKNTPFAAQVSAEAAAKEAYDLGMRKIDVFVKGPGSGREAAIRALHTAGLTISSIKDVTPIPHNGCRPPKKRRV, encoded by the coding sequence TTGGCTAAAACTGTAAAAAAAGTTAAGAAAAAAACTCACGTAGATTCTAATGGTGTTGCACATATTAAAGCAACTTTTAATAATGTTCTGGTTACTATTACAGATATTTACGGAAATACTGTCTCATGGTCATCTGCAGGTAAAAATGGATTTAAGGGGTCAAGAAAAAACACTCCGTTTGCTGCACAAGTTTCAGCAGAAGCTGCTGCCAAAGAAGCTTATGATTTAGGAATGAGAAAAATAGATGTTTTTGTTAAAGGACCAGGCTCAGGTAGAGAAGCAGCTATAAGAGCATTACACACTGCAGGATTAACTATCTCATCAATCAAGGATGTTACTCCAATTCCTCATAATGGATGCAGACCACCAAAGAAAAGAAGAGTTTAA
- the rpsM gene encoding 30S ribosomal protein S13 encodes MARIAGVDLPKNKKVLYGLQYIYGIGEFVAAQILEKAKVNPLKKVAELTDEEIAEIRAVITADYRVEGALRSEVQQNIKRLMDIGSYRGIRHRKSLPVRGQRTRTNSRTRKGKRRTVAGKKKVPTKK; translated from the coding sequence TTGGCTCGTATAGCTGGAGTTGATTTACCAAAAAATAAAAAGGTGTTATACGGTTTACAATACATTTATGGTATTGGTGAATTTGTAGCTGCACAGATTTTAGAAAAAGCTAAAGTTAATCCGCTTAAAAAAGTTGCGGAACTGACTGATGAAGAGATTGCAGAAATAAGAGCAGTTATCACTGCAGATTATCGTGTTGAAGGAGCTTTGCGTTCTGAAGTGCAGCAGAATATTAAAAGATTGATGGATATTGGGTCTTACCGCGGTATCAGACATCGTAAAAGTTTACCTGTCAGAGGTCAACGTACAAGAACAAATTCTAGAACCAGAAAAGGTAAAAGAAGAACTGTTGCTGGTAAGAAAAAAGTACCTACTAAGAAATAA
- the yihA gene encoding ribosome biogenesis GTP-binding protein YihA/YsxC → MFEKQNFIASVYKLTDLPKSDLPQIVLCGRSNVGKSSFINSLFNRKNLAKTSSTPGKTRSINFYDIDSSFFMVDLPGYGYAKVSQADRKKWGILINDFFTESKNIVLVFHIIDCRHHPTELDIKLNQMLRDLNLPYKVILNKSDKLKQSEVSKRVKSVIHYFPELIFNVNLFLYSSIKGTGKKEIKKVLLSLFN, encoded by the coding sequence ATGTTCGAGAAACAAAATTTTATAGCTTCAGTTTATAAGCTGACCGATTTGCCAAAATCTGATTTGCCTCAGATAGTTTTATGTGGAAGATCAAATGTTGGTAAATCTTCATTTATCAATTCACTTTTTAACCGGAAGAACCTTGCTAAAACCAGCTCAACTCCGGGTAAAACCCGCTCAATAAATTTTTATGATATTGACTCCAGTTTTTTTATGGTTGATCTGCCGGGTTATGGCTATGCTAAGGTAAGCCAAGCAGATCGTAAGAAATGGGGTATATTGATAAATGATTTTTTTACGGAATCAAAAAATATTGTCTTAGTCTTTCATATTATTGACTGCAGACATCATCCTACTGAACTTGATATAAAGCTTAACCAAATGTTAAGAGATCTTAACCTGCCTTATAAAGTTATCCTTAACAAATCGGATAAACTGAAACAATCCGAGGTATCAAAAAGGGTTAAGTCAGTAATCCATTATTTCCCTGAACTGATATTTAATGTGAATCTATTTTTGTATTCATCTATTAAAGGAACAGGGAAAAAAGAAATAAAGAAGGTGCTGCTTTCACTATTTAATTAA
- a CDS encoding NlpC/P60 family protein, with amino-acid sequence MIVIKSFYPILCLGLIIFTFLACSSTTSSTRYNDSGKNSDKKGKDYGRYQTNSASDDSLIVFEDGDFPESEDPGDLPDDESQIDISAVIKNLDKNREEESLPLSTKKDLMIMEIIKYMNTPYKFGGNSLNGIDCSAFTQSVFKNSWLLDLNRSAREQFTQGIPIENRSDLKFGDLVFFNTRRRVKPGHVGIYIGENLFAHASTKLGVTISSLEHDYYNKRYMGARRIEEDEE; translated from the coding sequence ATGATAGTTATAAAAAGTTTTTATCCGATTTTGTGTTTGGGGTTGATCATCTTTACTTTCCTTGCTTGTTCAAGCACAACAAGTTCTACCAGATATAATGATTCAGGTAAAAACTCTGATAAAAAAGGTAAAGACTATGGGCGTTATCAAACAAATTCTGCTTCGGATGATTCTTTGATCGTTTTTGAAGATGGTGATTTCCCTGAATCGGAAGATCCCGGAGATCTTCCGGATGATGAATCGCAAATTGATATCTCGGCAGTTATAAAAAATCTGGATAAAAACAGGGAAGAAGAAAGTTTACCATTATCAACCAAAAAAGATCTGATGATAATGGAGATAATTAAATATATGAACACTCCTTATAAATTTGGAGGTAATTCATTAAACGGTATTGACTGCAGTGCATTTACTCAAAGTGTTTTCAAGAATTCTTGGTTGTTAGATTTAAACCGATCAGCACGGGAACAGTTTACACAAGGAATTCCTATTGAAAACCGCTCTGATCTGAAGTTTGGTGACCTTGTTTTTTTCAATACCAGAAGACGTGTAAAACCAGGGCATGTTGGTATTTATATTGGTGAAAACTTATTTGCGCACGCTTCAACAAAATTAGGCGTAACAATTTCTTCTTTAGAGCATGACTACTATAATAAACGTTATATGGGTGCACGGCGAATTGAGGAAGACGAAGAGTAG
- the rpmJ gene encoding 50S ribosomal protein L36: MKVRASVKKICDKCKIIKRKGVVRVICKNPKHKQRQG; encoded by the coding sequence ATGAAAGTCAGAGCTTCTGTAAAAAAGATTTGCGATAAATGTAAAATTATTAAACGCAAGGGTGTTGTAAGAGTTATTTGCAAAAACCCTAAACACAAACAAAGACAAGGTTAA
- the map gene encoding type I methionyl aminopeptidase, with the protein MILIKSKKEIDYIRESCKIVAETLQLLKVNVKVGITTLELDRIAEDYILSNDARPAFKGYSQGGAPDYPGSICTSVNEEVVHGIPGFRVLKDGDLISIDIGVVKNGYFGDAALSVAIGEVSDEKKKLMEVTERSLYLGIEQAIDGNRVHDISFAVQKYVEANGFSVVRDLCGHGVGKYLHEEPSIPNFGKKGTGPKLKNGMTLAIEPMVNAGKYDVLTANDKWTILTSDGSTSAHFEHTVLINNNKPEILTVC; encoded by the coding sequence GTGATTTTAATTAAATCTAAAAAAGAGATTGATTACATAAGAGAAAGCTGTAAAATTGTTGCAGAAACACTTCAGCTTCTTAAAGTAAATGTTAAAGTGGGGATTACAACTTTAGAACTGGACAGAATAGCTGAAGATTATATTTTAAGTAATGATGCAAGACCGGCTTTTAAAGGGTATTCACAAGGTGGGGCACCTGATTATCCAGGTTCAATTTGTACTTCAGTTAATGAAGAGGTTGTTCATGGTATTCCTGGTTTTAGAGTTTTGAAAGATGGTGATCTGATTTCTATTGATATTGGTGTTGTTAAAAATGGTTACTTTGGTGATGCTGCATTAAGCGTTGCGATTGGTGAAGTTAGCGATGAAAAGAAAAAATTGATGGAAGTAACGGAGCGTTCTTTATATCTTGGTATTGAACAGGCAATTGATGGAAATCGGGTTCATGATATTTCATTTGCAGTTCAGAAATATGTTGAAGCAAATGGTTTTTCGGTAGTCAGAGATCTGTGTGGTCATGGCGTAGGAAAATATTTACACGAAGAACCGTCAATCCCGAATTTTGGGAAAAAAGGCACAGGTCCCAAATTAAAAAACGGAATGACTTTAGCAATTGAACCAATGGTTAATGCCGGAAAGTATGATGTTTTAACTGCAAATGATAAATGGACAATTTTAACATCAGATGGATCAACATCAGCACATTTTGAACATACAGTTTTAATAAATAATAATAAGCCGGAAATCTTAACAGTTTGTTAG
- the secY gene encoding preprotein translocase subunit SecY has translation MSRFTDTFRNIFKINELRQRIIYTLSILIIVRLGSHLTIPGVDTVLLSESMKNASSDNLFGLFDLFVGGAFSNAAIFALGIMPYISASIILQLMGAVVPYFQKLQQEGEEGRKKITQLTRYLTVIISAMQAWGVTIRLLNINVQGTPIVPEPVQGFGWVMSTIIILTSGTMFMMWMGEQITDKGIGNGISLIIFIGIIARFPVAVHEEYQLISAGQRSIIIEIIILAFMFFIIAGVVLVTQGTRKIPVQYAKRVVGRKVYGGVTQYIPLRVNTAGVMPIIFAQSIMFIPGTVLSFFPDNEFLQNLARYFVFTSPIYSFFYALMIIFFTYFYTAIAFNPKDVADNMKKQGGFIPGIRPGKQTSDFIDNILTKITLPGSIFLAIIAILPAFVAGWGVSSNFAQFFGGTSLLIVVGVALDTLQQIESHLLMRHYDGFMKSGKVKGRR, from the coding sequence ATGTCAAGATTTACAGATACTTTTAGAAATATTTTCAAAATCAATGAACTCAGACAGCGGATTATTTACACACTGTCTATACTGATTATTGTTAGACTTGGTTCACATTTAACTATTCCCGGAGTGGATACGGTTTTATTATCCGAGAGTATGAAAAATGCTTCTTCAGATAATCTTTTCGGATTATTTGATCTTTTTGTAGGTGGTGCATTTTCAAATGCAGCAATTTTTGCTCTTGGTATTATGCCGTACATTTCTGCATCAATTATCTTACAGCTAATGGGTGCTGTTGTACCGTACTTTCAGAAATTGCAACAGGAAGGTGAAGAAGGAAGGAAGAAAATTACCCAACTTACCAGGTATTTGACAGTTATTATTTCTGCAATGCAGGCTTGGGGAGTTACAATAAGATTGCTGAATATTAATGTTCAGGGAACACCTATTGTTCCAGAACCAGTTCAGGGCTTTGGCTGGGTTATGTCTACCATTATTATTCTAACTTCAGGCACTATGTTTATGATGTGGATGGGTGAACAGATTACCGATAAAGGAATTGGCAATGGAATTTCTCTTATAATCTTTATTGGTATTATAGCACGGTTCCCGGTTGCTGTTCATGAGGAATATCAGTTGATTTCAGCAGGACAAAGGTCAATAATAATCGAGATAATAATTTTAGCTTTTATGTTTTTTATTATTGCAGGTGTTGTTCTTGTAACTCAAGGTACAAGAAAAATTCCTGTACAGTATGCAAAAAGAGTTGTTGGAAGAAAAGTTTACGGCGGAGTAACTCAATATATTCCATTAAGAGTTAATACTGCTGGTGTAATGCCCATAATTTTCGCACAGTCTATAATGTTTATACCCGGGACAGTTTTATCATTTTTCCCTGACAATGAGTTTTTGCAAAATCTTGCAAGATACTTTGTATTTACATCACCAATTTATTCATTTTTCTATGCGTTGATGATTATATTCTTTACATATTTTTATACAGCAATTGCATTTAATCCAAAAGATGTTGCTGATAATATGAAGAAGCAAGGTGGTTTTATTCCTGGTATCAGACCCGGAAAGCAAACCTCTGATTTTATTGATAATATTTTAACAAAGATTACTTTACCTGGTTCTATCTTTCTGGCAATTATTGCAATACTTCCAGCATTTGTTGCTGGTTGGGGAGTTTCGAGCAATTTTGCACAGTTTTTTGGCGGAACAAGTTTATTGATTGTTGTTGGTGTTGCATTAGATACTTTACAACAGATCGAATCTCATTTATTGATGAGACATTATGATGGATTTATGAAATCCGGTAAGGTTAAAGGTCGTAGATAG
- a CDS encoding DNA-directed RNA polymerase subunit alpha, with product MSVSSLKMPESVVLDESNYTNSYGRFTLQPLERGYGVTLGNSIRRVLLSSLQGAAITSVKFSGVLHEFTTIEGIVEDVSEIILNLKQVRMKFLSKKPGKIDLSLTGPGEWTAADIQKVSNEVEILNPELHIATLNKNAKVDVELRIGKGVGYVPANENISSDQTIGVIPIDSIFTPIKLVKYFVENVRIGDKNDFEKLTLEISTDGSITPDDALTQAAKILKEHVQLFINFDMEQEEEQSVSQKDSETERIRKVLLTSVDDLELSVRSHNCLKAANIKNLADLVRKDEQEMLKFRNFGRKSLAELMEIVENLGLDFGMDVDKYLKEDSDSN from the coding sequence ATGAGCGTATCATCGTTAAAGATGCCAGAATCTGTTGTTCTTGATGAATCTAATTACACAAATTCATACGGAAGATTTACATTACAGCCACTTGAAAGAGGTTATGGTGTTACACTTGGTAATTCTATCCGCAGAGTACTTTTATCGTCTCTGCAGGGAGCAGCTATTACTTCCGTTAAATTTAGTGGTGTGCTTCACGAGTTTACAACTATCGAGGGAATTGTTGAAGATGTTTCAGAGATTATTTTAAATCTCAAGCAAGTCCGGATGAAGTTCCTTTCGAAGAAACCAGGTAAAATTGATCTTTCTTTGACTGGTCCTGGCGAGTGGACTGCAGCAGATATTCAAAAGGTTAGTAATGAAGTTGAAATTCTTAATCCGGAATTACATATAGCTACTTTAAACAAGAATGCAAAAGTTGATGTAGAGTTGAGAATTGGTAAAGGTGTTGGTTATGTACCAGCAAATGAAAATATTTCATCTGACCAGACAATTGGTGTGATTCCCATTGATTCAATATTTACACCTATAAAATTAGTCAAGTATTTTGTAGAAAACGTTAGAATAGGTGATAAGAACGATTTTGAAAAGCTTACTTTGGAAATATCAACTGATGGTTCTATTACACCTGATGATGCATTAACTCAGGCAGCAAAAATTTTAAAAGAACATGTTCAGTTGTTTATTAACTTTGATATGGAACAGGAAGAAGAGCAAAGTGTTAGCCAGAAAGACAGTGAGACAGAAAGAATAAGAAAAGTACTTCTTACTTCAGTTGACGATCTTGAACTAAGTGTAAGATCTCACAATTGTTTAAAGGCTGCTAATATTAAAAATCTTGCTGACCTTGTTAGAAAAGATGAGCAGGAAATGTTGAAGTTCAGAAATTTCGGAAGAAAGTCCTTGGCAGAATTGATGGAAATAGTTGAAAATCTTGGTCTTGATTTTGGAATGGATGTAGATAAATATCTTAAAGAAGATTCAGATTCAAATTAA
- a CDS encoding GAF domain-containing protein — protein sequence MDKRQKKRLLIFLLVPVLATLLFISDDLLLRVIIIAVIIIYVAFIIFLRDSVRLDGKYSIKEESDFDSEYNIPASSDQDGSFTIISKANPEAEVITANNYAPEFKAHKTTLIPPDLKERFEEIATELPPAEIGNDGQFTFALEKILTVIKDAYSAHTAIFFWYNKKKEKLSIEKFVSASPQEIAKRKFDIEDDILSKIVQKSEPELLSDISPAAESDVIRYYDKTQKIRSFVGVPLFYEGSLIAILAVDSKVGDAFGIETIYSLGRFVRVITMIIQFFEEKHTDTISQQRLKGLLNLIGPETDFDTEDNLLASMQNALSELIEWDALVFVYFKPVEQKFEILKVVNRTSLKYVGKGLQIDLTGTLVGKAILSGIPVKIDDTAADNYKRFSKSEDLTFDGSFLAIPLIYGNQNFGVLCFESLKKNIYTNSDVKFLRHSVHIISYIIYSHSSQTLIKSLMALDMETRALNRDTFIERLTSDLYKANMLKISGALALIRIDEFLEQESLFDGDPFPKVLKAISESIAEEMTPINIFGRIDEKIFAVYFFNNDSKKVFVWAEKLRVKIARMPIAIVSKQNTYTVSIGVASTLGKIDTDEVLHNAELALQKAVEKGGNTVKSVS from the coding sequence ATGGATAAAAGACAAAAGAAAAGATTATTAATATTTTTGCTTGTGCCTGTTCTCGCAACACTTTTATTCATATCAGATGATCTGCTTTTACGGGTAATAATTATAGCAGTAATTATTATCTATGTTGCCTTTATTATTTTCCTAAGAGATTCAGTAAGACTTGATGGAAAGTATTCGATTAAGGAAGAAAGCGACTTTGATAGTGAGTATAATATACCCGCTTCTTCTGATCAGGATGGATCATTTACAATTATATCAAAAGCTAACCCTGAGGCTGAGGTAATTACTGCAAATAATTATGCACCCGAATTTAAGGCGCATAAAACAACTCTGATACCTCCGGATCTTAAAGAGCGGTTTGAAGAGATTGCAACTGAGCTGCCGCCTGCTGAAATCGGCAACGATGGACAATTTACATTTGCACTCGAAAAAATTCTTACTGTAATTAAAGATGCTTACTCAGCGCATACCGCAATATTTTTTTGGTACAATAAGAAAAAAGAAAAACTATCAATTGAAAAGTTTGTATCTGCCTCACCACAAGAAATTGCAAAACGGAAATTTGATATAGAAGATGATATCCTTAGTAAAATTGTTCAGAAGAGTGAGCCTGAATTATTGAGCGATATCTCTCCGGCTGCAGAATCTGATGTGATAAGGTATTATGATAAAACTCAGAAGATTAGAAGTTTTGTTGGTGTACCTCTTTTTTATGAAGGCTCTCTTATTGCAATTTTAGCAGTTGATTCAAAAGTCGGAGATGCTTTTGGCATTGAAACTATTTATTCGCTTGGAAGATTTGTTCGTGTTATAACAATGATAATTCAGTTTTTTGAAGAGAAACATACTGATACTATTTCTCAACAAAGATTAAAGGGGCTGTTAAACCTGATTGGACCGGAAACAGATTTTGATACTGAAGATAACTTACTTGCTTCCATGCAGAATGCTCTGAGTGAGTTAATAGAATGGGATGCTTTAGTCTTTGTTTACTTTAAACCGGTTGAGCAAAAATTTGAAATCTTAAAAGTAGTAAATAGAACTTCCTTAAAATATGTTGGTAAAGGTCTTCAGATCGATCTTACTGGAACACTTGTCGGTAAAGCAATACTATCAGGTATCCCTGTTAAAATTGATGATACTGCAGCAGATAATTATAAACGTTTTTCAAAGTCTGAAGATTTAACATTTGATGGTTCATTCCTTGCAATACCTTTAATTTACGGCAATCAGAACTTTGGCGTTCTTTGTTTTGAGAGCCTTAAGAAAAATATATACACAAATTCTGATGTAAAATTTCTTAGGCATTCTGTTCATATAATATCCTATATTATTTATTCACATTCTTCTCAGACACTTATAAAAAGTCTTATGGCTCTTGATATGGAAACAAGGGCTCTTAATCGTGATACCTTTATTGAAAGACTTACCTCGGATTTATACAAAGCTAATATGCTTAAAATATCCGGAGCTTTGGCATTAATAAGGATTGATGAATTTCTTGAACAAGAATCCTTATTTGATGGCGATCCCTTTCCTAAAGTATTAAAAGCGATTTCGGAAAGTATAGCCGAAGAAATGACTCCTATTAATATCTTTGGCAGAATTGACGAGAAGATTTTTGCAGTTTACTTTTTTAATAATGATTCAAAAAAAGTTTTTGTTTGGGCAGAAAAGCTTAGAGTTAAAATTGCACGCATGCCTATTGCAATTGTAAGCAAACAAAACACTTATACGGTATCAATCGGTGTTGCTTCAACTCTTGGAAAAATTGATACTGATGAAGTTTTACATAATGCCGAATTGGCGCTTCAGAAAGCTGTTGAAAAAGGCGGTAACACTGTTAAAAGTGTTAGTTGA
- the rpsD gene encoding 30S ribosomal protein S4, translating to MARYTDSVCKLCRRERQKLFLKGQKCFTEKCPLEERNYPPGQHGLSRRAKVSEYGVQLREKQKIKRIYGLLETQFRNYYKKANSQKGIPGENLIKLLERRLDNVVYRLGFASSRKQARQLIRHRHILVNNSLVDIPAYLLRAGDAIQIKDQSKKLDAIHNSLKRVKDHTYSWLTVDKASLSGTFVQIPERADVPLIANEQLVVELYSK from the coding sequence ATGGCAAGATACACTGATTCAGTTTGTAAGTTATGTAGAAGAGAAAGACAGAAACTTTTCCTTAAAGGACAAAAGTGTTTTACTGAAAAATGTCCGCTTGAAGAAAGAAATTATCCACCCGGACAACACGGGCTTTCCAGAAGAGCTAAGGTTTCTGAATACGGAGTTCAGCTAAGAGAGAAACAAAAAATTAAAAGAATATATGGTTTGTTGGAAACTCAGTTTAGAAATTATTATAAAAAGGCTAATAGTCAAAAAGGAATTCCAGGAGAAAACCTTATTAAACTGTTAGAGAGAAGATTAGATAACGTTGTTTACAGATTAGGATTTGCATCATCACGTAAACAGGCTAGACAGTTAATCAGACACAGACATATTTTAGTTAATAATTCTCTTGTTGATATCCCGGCTTATCTGTTAAGAGCAGGAGATGCCATACAGATAAAAGATCAAAGCAAAAAACTGGATGCAATCCATAATTCACTTAAAAGAGTAAAAGATCATACATATAGCTGGTTAACAGTTGATAAAGCTTCTTTATCCGGAACCTTTGTTCAAATACCGGAAAGAGCAGATGTACCTTTGATTGCTAATGAACAATTAGTAGTTGAGCTTTACTCGAAATAA
- a CDS encoding sigma-70 family RNA polymerase sigma factor — MRIVKQFTNRESQSLDKYLQEIGKVGLLSPEEEIQLTIRMKNGDQSAMEKLTKANLRFVVSVAKQYQNQGLSLGDLINEGNLGLIKAVRRFDETRGFKFISYAVWWIRQSILQALAEQSRIVRLPLNRVGALNKIGRAYSSLKQEFEREPSADEIAQILEMDIDEISETLRISGKSVSVDAPFSTNDDNSLLDVIENDQQPSPDNELISESLKLEIKNILSELPEREAEVIRLYFGLDGEYAMTLEEIGEKFNLTRERVRQIKEKAIRRLRHNSRSNILKSYLG, encoded by the coding sequence ATGAGAATTGTAAAACAGTTTACAAACAGAGAAAGTCAATCGCTTGACAAGTATCTGCAGGAAATAGGAAAAGTTGGATTACTTTCACCTGAGGAAGAAATACAACTGACGATCCGAATGAAAAATGGGGATCAATCTGCAATGGAGAAACTTACAAAAGCTAATCTTCGGTTTGTTGTTAGTGTAGCTAAACAATATCAAAACCAGGGATTGTCACTTGGTGATTTGATTAATGAAGGTAATTTAGGTTTGATAAAAGCTGTTAGAAGATTTGATGAAACCCGGGGATTTAAGTTTATTTCTTATGCAGTCTGGTGGATAAGACAATCAATTTTGCAGGCATTAGCTGAACAATCCAGAATAGTTAGATTACCATTGAACCGTGTGGGTGCATTAAACAAAATCGGTAGAGCATATAGTAGTTTAAAGCAGGAGTTTGAACGTGAACCGAGTGCTGATGAAATAGCTCAGATTCTTGAAATGGATATTGATGAGATTTCAGAAACTCTCAGAATCTCCGGTAAATCAGTTTCTGTTGATGCACCTTTCTCAACAAATGATGATAACAGCCTTTTAGATGTTATTGAAAATGATCAGCAGCCTTCACCAGATAATGAACTAATCTCTGAATCCCTGAAGCTGGAAATTAAAAATATCTTATCTGAGCTGCCCGAACGTGAAGCTGAGGTAATTAGACTTTATTTTGGACTTGATGGGGAGTATGCGATGACTTTAGAAGAGATTGGAGAAAAATTTAATCTGACAAGGGAAAGAGTAAGACAAATAAAGGAAAAAGCAATTCGAAGACTTAGACACAACTCAAGAAGTAATATTTTAAAATCATATCTTGGATGA
- the rplO gene encoding 50S ribosomal protein L15 yields the protein MDILSNLKYAKGSKKNRKRVGRGEGSGHGQQSTRGRNGQLSRSGAKHKAWFEGGQMPLQRRIPKFGFTNIFKVEYQVVNLNALQKLVDLNKITDQKLNAQELKKLGLVSSTKKPIKVLGKGDIKTKLDLTVNDFSKSAQQKIEAAGGSITKI from the coding sequence ATGGACATTCTAAGTAATCTTAAATACGCAAAAGGTTCTAAAAAAAATCGTAAAAGAGTCGGGCGAGGCGAAGGCTCCGGACACGGGCAGCAATCTACAAGGGGTAGAAATGGTCAGCTCTCAAGATCAGGTGCAAAACATAAAGCCTGGTTTGAAGGCGGACAGATGCCTTTACAAAGAAGAATACCAAAATTTGGATTTACAAATATCTTTAAAGTTGAGTATCAGGTAGTTAATTTGAACGCATTACAGAAGTTAGTTGATCTTAATAAGATTACAGATCAGAAATTAAATGCTCAAGAACTTAAAAAGCTGGGATTGGTTTCGAGTACAAAAAAACCAATTAAGGTTTTAGGCAAAGGCGATATAAAAACTAAACTCGATTTAACAGTTAATGATTTCAGTAAATCAGCTCAACAAAAAATTGAAGCAGCTGGTGGCTCTATCACTAAGATTTAG
- a CDS encoding phosphopentomutase codes for MNNFFIIVLDGVGVGELPDANLYGDEGSNTLGNISRSLNGISLPNLQRMGLGNIIPIAGVDRTEIPMASFGKLAEISKGKDSTTGHWEISGLYVDTDFNYYPNGFPADIMQKFLEVTRCKGYLGNIAASGTEIIKQLGEEHLKTGYPIVYTSADSVFQIAAHQEVIPLEALYHICELTRNIVLADPIMIGRVIARPFIGTVGNFTRTVYRKDYSLSPPSDTVLDFLYKDGINTVSIGKISDLFNYRGINHIVKTFSNEEGCKELLKASKEFVKSLIFINLVDFDVYFGHRNDVLGFANALKSFDNFLPEFLSSLDDTDRVIITADHGNDPTTPSTDHSREYVPLLYYGLNKAVNNLGTRNTFSDIGKTAADFFGVANDLKGKSFLYE; via the coding sequence ATGAATAATTTTTTTATAATAGTTCTTGATGGAGTTGGCGTTGGTGAACTTCCTGATGCAAATTTATATGGCGATGAAGGAAGTAATACCCTTGGCAATATTTCCAGATCATTAAATGGTATTTCACTTCCTAATCTTCAAAGAATGGGATTGGGAAATATAATTCCTATTGCAGGAGTTGATAGAACTGAAATTCCAATGGCTTCATTTGGGAAGCTTGCAGAGATATCCAAAGGTAAAGACAGTACAACAGGACATTGGGAGATAAGCGGACTTTATGTAGATACTGATTTTAATTATTACCCAAATGGGTTTCCTGCTGATATAATGCAGAAATTTTTAGAAGTTACCAGGTGTAAGGGCTACCTTGGTAATATTGCTGCTTCGGGTACAGAGATAATTAAACAGTTGGGTGAGGAGCATCTTAAAACAGGTTATCCTATTGTGTACACTTCTGCCGATTCAGTTTTTCAGATTGCAGCACATCAGGAAGTAATCCCATTGGAAGCTCTTTATCATATTTGTGAACTAACAAGAAATATTGTTTTAGCAGATCCGATAATGATAGGCAGAGTTATCGCAAGACCATTTATAGGAACAGTTGGAAACTTTACCAGAACTGTTTACAGAAAAGATTATTCTCTTAGTCCTCCTTCAGATACTGTCTTGGATTTTCTTTATAAAGATGGTATTAATACAGTCAGCATTGGTAAGATTAGTGATCTCTTTAACTATCGTGGAATAAATCATATTGTTAAAACTTTCTCCAATGAAGAAGGATGTAAAGAACTTTTAAAAGCATCAAAAGAGTTTGTAAAAAGTTTAATATTTATAAACCTGGTTGATTTTGATGTTTACTTCGGTCATAGGAATGATGTTCTCGGTTTTGCAAATGCATTAAAAAGTTTTGATAATTTTTTGCCGGAATTTTTAAGCAGTTTAGATGATACTGACAGAGTTATAATAACTGCTGATCACGGAAACGACCCTACAACACCAAGTACTGATCATAGCAGAGAATATGTTCCGCTTCTCTATTATGGCTTAAACAAAGCTGTAAATAATCTCGGCACAAGAAACACCTTTTCTGATATTGGTAAAACAGCTGCAGATTTTTTTGGAGTAGCAAATGACTTAAAAGGAAAAAGTTTTTTATATGAATGA
- the infA gene encoding translation initiation factor IF-1 produces MAKQGPIKIDGIITDTLPNATFRVKLDNGHEILAHISGKMRMHFIKILIGDKVSIELSPYDLTKGRITYRYK; encoded by the coding sequence ATGGCAAAACAAGGTCCAATTAAAATAGACGGTATAATTACAGATACATTACCAAATGCAACTTTTAGAGTTAAACTTGATAATGGACATGAAATACTAGCACATATTTCCGGTAAAATGAGAATGCACTTTATAAAAATTTTGATTGGAGATAAGGTCTCTATAGAACTTTCTCCGTACGATTTAACAAAAGGCAGAATTACCTACAGGTATAAATAG